One stretch of Alkalinema sp. FACHB-956 DNA includes these proteins:
- a CDS encoding mercuric reductase — protein MNPLDRYNQHLIQQVHPPDWVNPTPKTEYDLVVIGAGTAGLVISAGSAGLGIGLKIALIEREYMGGDCLNVGCVPSKCLIRSARAAYEAQASSQLGVTAEATQIDFGRVMERMRQVRSGISHHDSAQRFQDLGVDVFFGEAKFVDRHSIAVNDQSLTFKKAAIASGARAVRPDIPGLDAAGYLTNETVFSLTECPKRLAVIGGGPIGCELAQAFHRLGSEVTLIHKNDHLLDKEDPDAAAIVQNQFQVENLAFHLNAELQSVETTADGKTLTIKTPQGNQTLIVDEILIGTGRQPNVDSLNLDAIGIDYHPRKGITVNDYLQTSQPHIYAAGDCCMDWKFTHAADFAARIVIKNAFFSPFGLSKSKLSDLTMPWVTYTSPEIAHVGLYEQETQQPTTTIMIPMDSVDRALTDGETEGFVKILLRQGSDEILGATIVSSHAGEMISEITTAMVGKIGLGKLASVIHPYPTQADAIRKAADAYRRTLLTDRARSLLKVLTKFS, from the coding sequence ATGAATCCCCTCGATCGTTATAATCAACACTTAATCCAACAAGTTCATCCACCGGATTGGGTGAATCCCACACCCAAAACAGAATACGATCTCGTGGTCATTGGGGCGGGAACAGCCGGATTAGTGATTTCGGCTGGCAGTGCGGGCTTAGGCATTGGCTTAAAAATTGCGCTGATTGAGCGGGAATACATGGGCGGGGATTGCCTGAATGTGGGTTGTGTCCCCTCGAAGTGTTTGATTAGATCGGCCCGTGCCGCCTATGAAGCCCAAGCATCTTCTCAGTTGGGTGTGACCGCTGAAGCAACGCAGATTGACTTTGGAAGAGTGATGGAGCGGATGCGGCAAGTGCGATCGGGCATTAGCCATCACGATTCCGCCCAGCGATTTCAGGATTTAGGGGTTGACGTATTTTTCGGTGAAGCAAAATTTGTCGATCGCCATAGCATTGCCGTTAACGATCAAAGCCTCACCTTCAAAAAAGCGGCGATCGCGTCCGGTGCCCGTGCGGTGCGACCCGATATACCGGGGTTAGACGCAGCAGGCTATCTAACCAATGAAACCGTTTTTTCCTTAACCGAATGTCCCAAACGGCTGGCGGTGATTGGGGGCGGACCGATCGGGTGTGAATTGGCCCAGGCATTCCATCGTCTCGGGTCTGAGGTCACACTGATCCATAAAAACGATCATCTCCTGGATAAAGAAGACCCCGATGCCGCCGCGATCGTCCAAAATCAATTCCAAGTCGAAAATTTAGCGTTCCATCTCAATGCCGAGCTGCAAAGCGTGGAAACCACAGCCGATGGGAAAACACTGACAATCAAAACACCCCAAGGGAATCAAACCCTCATCGTAGATGAAATTTTGATTGGCACGGGGCGGCAACCCAATGTAGACAGTTTGAATTTAGACGCGATCGGCATTGACTACCATCCTCGCAAAGGCATTACCGTCAACGACTATTTGCAAACCAGCCAGCCCCATATTTACGCAGCGGGGGACTGTTGCATGGACTGGAAATTTACCCATGCCGCTGATTTTGCTGCCCGCATTGTGATTAAAAATGCCTTCTTTTCACCCTTTGGACTGAGTAAATCCAAACTCAGCGATCTCACCATGCCTTGGGTGACCTACACCAGCCCAGAAATTGCCCATGTCGGACTGTACGAACAGGAGACTCAACAACCCACAACCACCATTATGATTCCCATGGATAGCGTCGATCGGGCGCTGACGGATGGCGAAACCGAAGGATTTGTGAAAATCCTCCTGCGTCAAGGAAGTGATGAAATTTTAGGAGCGACGATCGTGTCCAGCCATGCCGGTGAAATGATTAGTGAAATTACTACGGCAATGGTAGGGAAAATCGGTTTAGGAAAACTAGCGAGTGTCATTCACCCCTATCCCACCCAAGCCGATGCGATTCGGAAGGCAGCAGATGCCTATCGTCGGACATTGT
- the nrtS gene encoding nitrate/nitrite transporter NrtS, which produces MLKIFLSGLFNRKLAPTAFRVALIVGTMLLLINHGNALIKGQMTRDRWLSAILTYCVPYMVNVHGQFVSASRK; this is translated from the coding sequence ATGCTGAAGATTTTTTTAAGTGGTTTGTTCAATCGAAAACTTGCACCCACTGCCTTCAGAGTGGCTTTGATTGTTGGGACGATGCTATTGTTAATCAACCATGGGAATGCCCTAATTAAAGGACAGATGACTCGAGATCGTTGGCTTTCGGCAATTTTGACCTACTGTGTTCCCTATATGGTGAATGTTCATGGACAATTTGTGAGTGCATCCCGGAAATAA
- a CDS encoding response regulator transcription factor, whose protein sequence is MNEHILVVEDDPKLAEFIQIELGLEGYQVTVATNGIEGLAIAREAKPDLVILDWMLPGISGLDVCLRLRNTGIQVPIVMLTAKDEIPDRVMGLNAGADDYVTKPFSIEELLARVKARLRRNHPAETEMLVFEDLTLNRLTREVYRNRQLIELTAKEFDLLEFMLRHSRQVITRDQILETVWGYDFMGESNIIDVYIRALRIKLEANNPKRLLHTVRGVGYVLREYA, encoded by the coding sequence ATGAATGAACACATTCTCGTCGTTGAAGATGATCCAAAATTAGCCGAATTCATCCAAATTGAATTGGGTCTAGAAGGCTATCAGGTAACCGTTGCTACCAACGGAATAGAGGGATTGGCGATCGCCCGAGAGGCCAAACCCGACTTAGTCATTCTCGACTGGATGTTGCCGGGAATTTCCGGTTTAGATGTCTGCTTACGACTCCGAAACACTGGAATCCAGGTACCGATCGTGATGTTGACCGCGAAGGATGAAATCCCCGATCGAGTGATGGGTCTCAATGCAGGAGCTGATGATTATGTCACTAAACCCTTTAGCATTGAGGAATTGCTAGCCAGGGTCAAAGCGCGCCTACGCCGCAACCATCCAGCAGAAACAGAAATGTTAGTCTTTGAAGACTTGACACTCAATCGACTCACCCGCGAAGTTTATCGCAACCGTCAGCTCATTGAATTAACCGCCAAGGAATTTGATTTATTGGAATTTATGCTTCGCCATTCTCGGCAGGTCATCACTCGCGATCAAATTCTTGAGACAGTGTGGGGCTATGACTTTATGGGAGAATCTAATATTATTGATGTTTATATTCGAGCCTTGCGGATTAAGTTAGAAGCTAACAATCCCAAACGTTTATTACATACCGTTCGAGGAGTTGGTTATGTATTACGCGAATATGCTTAA